One Halalkalicoccus sp. NIPERK01 genomic region harbors:
- the gfo6 gene encoding D-xylose 1-dehydrogenase Gfo6: protein MRVSPYFEAFTRRDWQTIEEGTVRLAVIGLGAFARNRALPAIRDGDFCETTVLVSGSPEKASDLAAEFGVERVVDYEGFHAGEAAGKYDAVYVATPPAYHPEYAERAAELDKHVLCEKPLAADLASAEHMVETCTDAGVVLMTAYRLRTEPAIRRIREMVREGVIGDPVQIHGGFSTRLLDHAGSDSWRLDPDVAGGGALIDLGIYPLNTTRFLLDADPIAVSAEAASSGPPFDRVEEHVAFRLTFPGGTTASCTASFGAHPDSRLRVIGTEGQLLVRSPFGGDVSQELVAERGEVHVSYAGPAVDEVLEEFDYFAHCVLADADCEADGEDGLADQRVIEAAYEAAETGDRISP from the coding sequence ATGCGAGTGTCACCGTACTTCGAGGCGTTCACGCGCCGCGACTGGCAGACGATCGAGGAGGGCACGGTTCGGTTGGCCGTGATCGGCCTCGGCGCGTTCGCGCGCAACCGGGCGCTGCCGGCGATCCGCGACGGCGACTTTTGCGAGACGACGGTACTGGTCAGCGGGTCGCCCGAGAAGGCGAGCGACCTCGCTGCTGAGTTCGGCGTCGAACGCGTCGTGGACTACGAGGGGTTTCACGCCGGGGAGGCCGCCGGGAAGTACGACGCCGTCTACGTCGCGACCCCGCCGGCGTACCACCCCGAGTACGCCGAGCGGGCCGCCGAACTCGACAAGCACGTCCTCTGTGAGAAGCCGCTCGCGGCCGACCTCGCGAGCGCGGAGCACATGGTCGAGACCTGCACCGACGCGGGCGTCGTGTTGATGACCGCCTACCGGCTTCGGACCGAGCCCGCGATCCGGCGGATACGCGAGATGGTTCGTGAAGGAGTGATCGGCGACCCCGTCCAGATCCACGGTGGCTTCTCGACGCGCCTGCTGGATCACGCCGGCTCCGATTCGTGGCGACTCGACCCCGATGTCGCGGGCGGCGGCGCGCTGATCGACCTGGGGATCTACCCCCTGAACACGACCCGGTTCTTGCTGGACGCCGATCCGATCGCGGTCTCGGCGGAGGCGGCCTCCTCGGGGCCGCCGTTCGACCGCGTCGAGGAACACGTCGCCTTCAGACTGACCTTCCCCGGGGGGACGACCGCCTCGTGTACCGCGAGTTTCGGCGCCCATCCCGACAGCCGCCTGCGGGTGATCGGGACCGAGGGCCAGCTTTTGGTTCGCTCGCCCTTCGGCGGCGACGTCTCACAGGAACTCGTCGCCGAGCGCGGCGAGGTCCACGTCAGCTACGCCGGTCCGGCGGTCGACGAGGTGCTCGAGGAGTTCGATTACTTCGCTCACTGCGTGCTCGCGGACGCCGACTGTGAGGCCGACGGCGAGGACGGACTCGCCGACCAGCGGGTCATCGAGGCGGCCTACGAGGCCGCCGAAACCGGCGACCGAATCAGCCCGTAG